The DNA segment GCCAAGTCTCGATACCTCGATAAGCGACGACGTAGACTGTATCTCAATTGCTGGAATCGAATCATCATTCGCTTGTGTTTTCTGGCCGACGTGTTTTTACTCTTCATTGATCTTCACTCTTTACTCTCATACCTACCATACTTGCTCTGATCTATATATAGAAGAGAAGGGATCATCACCCTTTAGAAGCGATATTCATTCTTCCTACCTCACTGGCTTATCGATAAGAGACTGAAAACTCTGCAATCACCGACACAAAAAAAGACGCGCCCCACAATGTCATCTTTCTTCAGTCGATCTACCAaatccgcttcttcctcctcttcatccctggCAAAacaagcgaaggagaatgcTACAAGTGAGATATTCACTCAACCGTGCTCGGAAAGTAGCGTCAAGAAGAAATGGGATTACGATGCGGCTCAATTGAAGCAGGTATGTTCATCCGTTGCATCCTCACCTTATCTCCTTCCGCCTGCATGTCCGGCCTCGACCTCCGCTTCACTTCCGTTTCCATGCACGCACAATACATCAGTCAACTTCACGAGCAAGCGCGCTGACCAATCCACTGAATACTCCACTCCAGATTGAAGACCTGAAAGCTTTCACCCAGACATTAGTCCTCCCCGCATCAGACCCATATCATCCATGGGAACTGCGATTCCTCAATGATCCCGGGACACACCCGCGATATATGCGAGCCGCCAAATGGAAGTTCGAAGATGCCAAGAAACGTATTCAGGGGACATTGGAATGGAGGAGGGAGTATAAGCCTGAATTGATCGAACCTGGAGATGTCGGTGTCGAAGCTGAGACCGGTAAAATGTGAGCAATTCCAGCCTGTCTATCTATCCCTTCCTTTCAAGCTTCCGCCTCGGGTTGTTCGATGGGCATGAAACAGTAATTTTGGTACACGATAAGCTGACACTACCTGAACGGCTGAACACAGTATCTTGACTGGATTCGATTATGACTCCAGGCCCATATTGTACATGCGACCCGGTAGAGAAAACACGGAGAGAAGTCCCAGGCAGATCAGACATCTGATTTACCATCTGTAAGCTGTGCTGCTTCTATACGAGATCAGTTGTCTCGCTGTGTCTGGATTGCTGACGCCGCAGCGTGATATAGTGAAAGAGCTATCGATTTCATGCCGCCTGGACAAGAACAAGTGGCTATTATCGTCGACGTGAGTACATCTCCTTTCATTCTGCGCTACGACAGTATTGTGTCCCCTAGAGTCATGCTGATTTGtacttgacttgatctgaGACAGTACAAATCCGCTACTTCCCAATCGAACCCCTCCATCGCCGTCGCTAGACAAGTCCTGAATATCTTGCAAAATCATTATGTGGAAAGACTGGGCCGAGGTTTAGTCGTGAACATGCCGTGAGTACATAAAGCCACACTAATCAGCATCCATCCCTCTCAGTCGAACGTTACATGGCTTGTTTGATTCATTGGATTGCGCGGTAAAGTGACACTGACGACTGAATTCAGATGGTGGATCAACGCTTTCTTCACTGGTATCTCGCCTTTCTTGGACCCAATCACGCGAGATAAGGTGGGTCCCTTCGCTCTCTGGCAATCATCTTACTCGCAAGCTAATAATACTCTGAAATGCAGATCCGATTCAATCCCAAATTGACAGAGCTCGTACCTGTCGCCCAACTAGATTCAGAGTTCGGAGGAGATTACGAATTTGATTTCCAGCATGCCCCATATTGGAAAACCATCACTGAGTGGGTACCGTATTCCTGCTTTATTTTCCGCTTCGTCTTTTCATCGAAGTCGAACctcgaagctgattgatcaaaCAATTGCTGGTGTATAGGTTCTGTCACATCGCAACAGACGGATCAAGGATCAGCGATTCTGGCGAAAAGATCTATCCGCCCTCCGGAAACGGTATCAAAGCAGCATTGGAAGGTCTGCATCCCGTCAAAGGCGCCGTGGCTACTGGtcaagtggagaagatcgataatgTCGATAAGGTCATTGAGACTCCTCCCAGTATCGCCAATACTCCGACCGATACTCCGACCCCGGCTCAAACCCCTTCAACGCCTGCCGAAGACGTCGTTGCCGCAGGAGCCTCGACGAAAGACGCGACCGCGCCAGCGCCAGCCACAGGCAACGAAGAGGTCAAATCGAAGTCTAATGGAGAAATCTTGGAAGGCGCAGGTTCAGGTGCGAATGGAGCAGCTGTCAGTGGGTCTGAATCGGGGTtagaagaaggagtgaaGCGAATGAGCTTGAATAGAGCGTTGACTACTGCTCCGGGCGCGCCGGAGGGGGAGGCGGTATTTGATCATCCGCCCTCGGAAGGGGAGTTGAAAGAGGCCAGACAGAGTTTAGAGGGAAAAtaggttgattgattgagtgCGGCCAAGCGATATACATACATGTACAGTACGCAAATTTatttctctctttcttggatGGTGAATAATGAAAAGACGCGGCGAAGTATTGGTGTGGTCTTTGGTAGAGGAATAGTCAACTACGGATCGAGTGATCGAGTGGACTGACCAACGACGAAGATTTGGGATTTGAATAAGCTAGGACGAAGAGATACTCGTACTTATTTAGATGAACCATACAATTCTCGACTGTCAGTGCAGTGCAATGATGCAATACGATGCAATACAACGTGCGTCAATTCTTGCGTATTTGAATGCCATTCCTATAACCGAGCCATACTCTAATCAAGAGGTTTAGAAACTTTTGGTAGGGTATCCTCATCGTATTCAGACAAGCTCTCGCCTGCAGGTGTCTTCTATCCAATTAGTATTGACTTCTGATTTTGCATTTCACGGACACTTTGCGTCATCTGTTAGATCACTTTAGTCCGGTCTTGTCTGGCTTGGCTGGGCTTGTATACATCCCCAAAAATTCAATTGTGAATCCGAGGGTAGAGGCTATTGAGACTCCAATATAAACGGGTATCAATCAAATGCATTGGGTATGAATACATATGTACCTCCTCAAAGGCTTTTCTTACCTTTGATTTGTTCTTGAGAGGTCGATGCCAGGCGAAAAGACGGTACTACATCTCCCCCATCGATTTTGGCGGTGAGCCCTTCACTTGTTCAAAGCGGTGCTATAGCAAGGGACGCCCACCCGTGTGCGTTGCCAACCTTGAATTATGCAGATTGTCGTTGTTGGCTGTGGAACTGTATAAAACAAGAAAATCCGGCATGGTCAGCTTATCTCGCCCTCAACCTCCGATTGTCGGTCGTTTACGACCTCGACCGACAGCCAGGGTGCGACGAAGACAAATGAAGGTgagagatcagatcaaaatGGAAATGGACTCACGATATCTTTCAACTGCGAGTTGGCTTCGTCGAATTGCTTTTCGAGGTATTTGACCTATCAGAAGAGTTCGACAATGTCAACAGAATTGCAAGTTCTAAAGACTTCTTTCGCCTGCCTTAAAAGCACAGGAAAACGCAAAGTGAGACATCGCGCTTGGGCTCCTCTCCAGGTCTAACTCGAACtctcaagctcaccttcttgttGAGGACCGACAAATCATCGTTCAGTTGTTTCTCCTGAGCGGAGTATTGACCATCTACTTCCTTTCGATCTTGCTGTATGAACCTGTTCGTATGTTCGTGTAGGAAAATGTAAATGAAGCATGCGATCAGCTCCTTGGCACAGCGCAAGCGACTAAGTCCAAGCCTAGGCCTATACACTGATTCATGATCCGTTCGTCCTGCAATTTCTCCAGCCCGCTGCGTAGCATATACATGATACAAAATGGACACCACTCACATCTTACCGACGCCTTTGTACAACCCATCATGTTCTTTCGGTACATACCCCAGCTCTCGGACTGTCAAAGTCAGAattttcttgtctttctccttggatTGGATCTGAGCTCGGACGATGGAAAGTTGTTTTTGGGATGTTATAGCCTGTCAAAGATAAACATGAGCTTAGTTACATATTGTCTcgatagatgaagaagggcTGTTTAGTGTCAGGATAAGGAGGTTCGATGCCTATCGTCGACGTCTTTCGGGGTTTAGAGTGATACTGGATGCTTGACTTACCTGTTGTTGAATCTGAGTGAGGATCTACATATGCGATCAAACGCTTCTCTTTAGTTGACTTGTCTGGTGGGTCACGATTGGGATGAGacagaactcaccttcctcagTGTATCGTCAGAGAGACCCGACATTTTCGCTGCCTTGCTTGCTTAGCCTgttcgacgaggaagatgccCAGTTGAACTTGTAGACGATACCATAGCTGCAATTGATCCTTCGCGCACGAGTAGATGGTAGCATGCACCAAACGACGCACTCGTTTCCGTCGGCACGAACCAACTGGgatttgattccgtcgtGAAAATGCTCAATTGCCACCCAAGACTAACATTTACTCCTTTTTCCTGTTTCTTGCAGACTTCAGTCATCTTCTACCGCCCAAGCAAAGCTAAAGTCATCGATACACACAGCAAGATGGGCAAAGCAGAAGCTGGGTCCGCTAAAGCTATAGGAAACGCCATCAAGGCGAAAGGTGAGCATAAATTAAGCAAATTGTGGTTTCATATTGTTCTTCCCATATTCTCCTCAAGCGTCTACTTGATTAAATTGGTCTATTTTTATACATGCGCTGACTATGCTCCACACTTGCAGGTCTTGGAAGGCTGAGATGGTACTGTCAAGTATGTGAGAAGCAGTGTCGTGATGAGAACGGTTTTCAGGTGAGCAAGCGTCTTGCcccactcacctcttcacTTTTGGTTTTGAGCAAGCAATTTGAGGGATGAAGTAATAAATGAGAGAAATCACGAGCTTTGACTGACTGGCTGATCGACCCAGGCACACACTCGATCCGAACCGCATATGCGGAAGATCCTCCTCCTTGGACCCAAAGCGAACTCAGCTATATCAGACTTCTCGAACCAATTCCAATCCGAGTTCTTGCTACTACTTCGTACGCGGCATCAGACGAATAGGGTCAGGGCGAATGTGGTGTACAACGAATACATCCAGGATAAACACCATATACACATGAATTCTACTCACTGGGTAACGCTCTCGGGATTTATATCGTCCTTGGGTAAAGCGGGGATCGTGCATgtggacgaggatgagaaggggtTATGGATTACTTGGGTCGATACGAGGCCGGAGACTCTGGCTAGacaggtgagcttgactttgaaGACCGTCACCACTCGCCCAGCATATCTGCGGGATGGAAGGAAATACGCAGGGCTTCCTCCTACCTGCATATAACACATATAGTCGAGGAATAACGCTGACGTGAGTATGGCGACGATCATAGGCAGCCGcacagaagaaggaacggTCGACGATGGAcggcgaagagagggaaCGTAAGATGTTAGCTGAGCAGATCGAACGTGCCAAAACGCAACAAACCACCGCTGAAGAATCAAAGGGTTtagaaaagaaagaaggggagaaaATCACTTTAAATCTGTTCGGTGCATCTCCGAGTCCGGCGCAAGCGCAGGACGGAAAGAGCGGTAGCAACGGAGAAGATACGACTACAGCGTCAAATGGGATTAACTGTACGAACAGTACAGCTCAAAGTGTAGTCGAAGAACCCAAAAAATCAAGTTTCGGTACATTCTCGACGGCGGCAAGTAAACCGATAACGACAAATCCGCTGAAAAGACCAGCACCAATGAACGTGTTCAAGTCTGCCAAAACACCTAAGACCTCGCgagacgatgaagagagtACGAATGGCGGTGGAAAGAAGTTCATGAGTGAGGCGGAACGGTTAATgaaagaggatcaagctAGGAAAAGTAGACAGCCTCAGTCTCAGGGATATAGGGGTATGGGCCCGACGAGGGGAGGAAGGTGAAATGTGGTGACTGTCAAGCGGTATCATACTCCTGCACCTGCTACATATGTAATTGCATGAGGTGATAAGGTCAATTGGGGAGATGTAGAAGATTCTGGCTTCCTAGTCACTGTTGTAGCTCGTTGTATTTATGCATTTTAAGTGTTCTTGATGCCATGTCGAGGATGAAACATGGCCTTTTTCGGCAACGAGGATAACCGGCCGGAGGACGGATGATCATGACAACGACCAAAACACGCCTGTCAGCGATCAAATCATGATCACTTCGATcgatcccttcttcacttgTTAACCGCTGCGTTACACATATCCCCTCCATAAATCAGGAGATATCTTAACAAAAGGCTCGCTAAGTAACGACGAGATTCGCACGCTCAGCATCGCTGAGGTTTCCGGTTCGAATACCGCAGTTTCGCCATGACAACACCTCTCTTACCCTCTTCGCTCCCGCTCATACCCCTTCGTCCACCCCAAGTACTCTTCCCACACTTACGAGCTTCTATACCACTCTCATCTACTCAGCTCGCTCTGGTGCTGGATGCCGTGCAATCCAACTTGGGTGGCAAAGGCGGGAATGGCGAAAGAGGTATAGTCGGGGTCGTGCCTGtcgctgatcatgatcggaGGGTAGGAAGATGGGGATGCGGTGAGTCCATCTTGGCTTTATTGGCTGTGCTTCTGATGCTTCCGCAATCTTGATAGTACCTTGCACAGATCGCAAGGTCTTGCTTGACAggctcagctgatggttCATGTTCCACGGACAGCTGCTAGGATCAAGAGTATCCAAAAGAGCTCGGACGAGGATGATTCGTATATCCTGCTTGCCGAGGGATTGGTGAGTGTTCCATATCACTCCTCCAAGCGAGATGCCATCATTGGATCCCCCTATTCCAGGCTTCCCCTGCTCATTGACGCTCTGCACATAGACTCGCATCAGACtacctcgatctcttcctcccgtCTTATCGATCCTTCCCTCGATCCCTCTCCCAACTTCACCCTATTCACTTGCGATCCCTGCGACGATCCCCTCCACCACGGATCTCTTACCTCTCGCACTGCGGCTTCTGCCTGAACAATTGCATTCAAGAGTGACCGCTCTTCCAGCTAGCCTGCTGGCCGATATCCTGGTCACCATTCTGGGCGTGGAATGGGACTTGAAAGTCGAGCTGTTAGGTATACCCGACATCGAAGCGCGTTGCACACGAGTGAAGGAGATCTTACTTGACTTACTCAATAATCGGGGTATCAAAAGCTCAGAAGGCAGTATCGATCAAAAACAAGAAAACCCTTTGAAATCAAACGCCTTGATACTCCGACCTAAACAACCATTGACCTTgtcgtcatcatcgcgaACTCCTAAATCGACTGCAGATCCTTCAAAGTTTGGAGACACCGTACCGGAGGACCTGAAACCTTTGTTCGAGCTATATCAAAGCCGATCTTCTGAATTGTCCAAGAACGCAATCGAGACCGTAGATAGGGAATTGAAGAGGCTCTGTAAAATACCTCCTCAGTCTGCTGAATACGGCGTGGCAAGAACGTATATCGAGTGGATTctcgctttgcctttcaaGAGGGTAAGTGAGAACTACGAGATAAATCTCAAACAAGCGAGAAAAAGGCTGGACGAGGATCACGAGGGTCTAGaaaaagtcaagaagagggTTGTGGAGTATCTGGCAGTCTACAGGTAAGCTGACTCAGTTGGATCGCCTTGATGTATTCACTTACAGTAGCTGATGTCTGGCGAATAGATTGAAACGGCAGCTTTTCCTCGAATCtcaggaaaagaagaaactCCTCAATAGCCCGACTGCCGCCGAAGACGGAAAACCCAAATCGGCAGAAAAGCTTGACGAGGAAGTTGAAAACAATCTGCTGCAGCTCATACCTGCATCTGAGAGGCAAAATGCCCAACCGACCGAAGGTCACACGAATAAtaagaatgatgatgagccgCCCACGGATGTGTATAGGGATAAAGGtcctatccttcttcttgtagGACCTCCAGGAGTAGGCAAAACGTAAGTCTGGTCTGTCTGTATTTATGCGTTGTATAGGCTTGATCTGCCGCTCACGCAGCTGATGATACATGTACACCTCGATAGCTCGATAGCCAAATCTTTGGCCGATTCCCTGGGAAGGAAGTTTCATCGTATATCGCTCGGgggagtgagggatgaggctgagatcAGGGGACATCGAAGAACGTGAGTTCAGCTATTGCCTGCTGCTTCGGTCTCTGAACACCCGATCATGTGCTTTCATAGGTATGTCGGTGCTTTACCTGGTTTACTCGTACAAGCCATGCGCAAAGTGCGAGTATCGAATCCGCTTATTTTactggacgagctggatAAAGGTGCGTTTGTGATTCGAGGCGAAAGGCTGAATGGGGTATTGGTACTGATCAGAATTTCACAGTGGGCCATGGAGGGTTTCATGGCGATCCGTCCGCTGCGTTGCTTGAAGCTTTAGACCCGGCTCAAAACTGGAATTTCCATGATCAGTAAGCCTGTCCAAACCGTGCAACGCGGAGCCCTTAATGCCCAGACTGAATATGCTTATTTCACAGTTATCTGGGCGATGTCCCGATCGACCTGTCTCAAGTCTTGTTCATAGCGAcagcaaatcagcttgactcgatcTCTTGGCCACTCCTTGACAGATGCGAAGTGATCGAATGCTCAGGATATATCACACCCGAGAAAGTAGCCATTGCCAAGAAGTTTCTGTTACcgaagcagatcaaggaatgtGGTTTGGACAGTTCCCAGATTCAAGTGGATGAGGGTGTATTAGAGAAACTTGTTGTCGATTACACTAGGGAGGTGTGTCAGCTCTGACTGTGAAACCAGTTCAAGTCGTGCAGATTCCCCTCAGCGCTGATCTACGTGTGGTATCAAGGCCGGTGTGAGGAATCTGGAGAGACAGATCGGCAAGTTGTGCAGAAGCAAAGCTGTTGAGTACTCAATATCGAGAGAGCCCAACGAATCAACGATATCGAGAGAAGCGTATGAGCCGACTATCGCATCGAGCGACATTGAGAGGATACTGGGTGTGTCGCATCATAGTAGAGAAAGGCCTGAATCGGATGTCAGACCTGGTGTTGTCAAGTAAGCTTTTCTCGAACTTTCTTTTCCCGCTTTGCTGACACAACATGTGTATAGTGGATTGTCATATAGCGGTTCTGGGAATGGTAACCTGCTTATCATCGAGACTCTGCTTGTACCCGGTGGTTCTGGTAGGCTGGTCACTACCGGCAGATTGGGAGAAGTGTTCAGAGAGAGTATCGAGCTCTGTTTGACATGGGTGAGTGCGCTTTTTGAGGTTGGTTCGCTATTTTTTGCTCACGTAATGAGCATGCTAGGTCAAATCCCGCTCATTGAGCTTAGGAATCACTAATACACCAAGCGAAAATCCGTTGAAAGGGTATAATGTACATGTAAGTGAGATGTGATTTTCATCCCGATGACATAGGCTTTAGCTGATCCTTTTTGTTATTGATGGCGGGCACAGTATCATATACCGGAAGGAGCTATACGGAAAGACGGACCAAGCGCAGGCATCGCCACGGTCCTTGCGTTTGTCAGTCTCCTTACGGGGAGACCTGTCAGTAGTGAGATAGCGATGACAGGCGAGATGTCTTTGAGGGGATCATGGTCAGTCAATTCAGCTATCATTGGAGCTATGACGCGCAAGGTCAAGTACATgcgcaggagcagaagctgatctttgTTTGTTCGATGCGATGCAGTCTCAGAATCGGAGGAGTCAAAGAGAAAGTCATCGGTGCACATAGGGCTGGAGTGAAAAAGTGAgttcatctctttccttgCTTGAGACTCGTATCCCTTGGCCTCGCTTGTGCAACGGTGATGATGCAAGCAGAGGAGCTAATGTAAGTGATATTGATAGGATCATCTTACCACGGACCAATCGCCCTGATGTCATGGCAGACGTACCGGaattggtgaagaaggaCATCGAGTTCGTATTCGTTGATAAGATTGAACAGGCGATTGAGGAGGTATGGGGCAAGGAGATCTGGGCAGGAGGGGAGGGGGCGTCCGCGAAAGTTGATGCGCGATTGTAATTAGCGATGTTATTGTCGTTGTAACGTTGCTGCCAATGTTCGTGTTTGTGTGATCAGAACGATCACTTGAGTCTTGAGTCTCTATCAttgtatatgcatataccATATGGATGGAAACCCCGAGCGAAACACTAACACTACGCGTCCACCTAAATAAGAAGTGCAGGTCTCGCCTATGTACATCATCCTCCCATACAAATTCCAAATTCCAAATTCCAAGATATCAAGCCATTAGCCTTTATTGCGCTGTTCCTCGATCAGTTGCTCCGTTCCGATTTTGAAAACAGCGCAGTGTGGGGAGTGTCTTAATAAGAATACCTGAAATGAGGATTCTGGATATCGGTCATATCATTCTCCCCATTGATCTTACCCAatctctccatctcttcgtcgCTCAATCCTGAGGCAGCGGCCTCGCGGTCCCTCTTGGCGTTGATGTAGATGTAGTAGAATCGTaggatgaagatgactaCGAAGGTCAGGCCGAAACAGATGGCACTGGCGATTAGACCTGGTCTGTACAATGGTGCGTCCTTGGCTTGGTACTGCAGATCGAAAGATAGATCAGTCAGCCTTCGTCCGACACCCCTGACCCCTGACAGAACGCAATAGAGCTTGCAAcaatgaagaagatgggatgcTTACAAGTTGAGATCCGACGATGTTTCCTGCGCAGTATCCTACGAATGACATTGTCGAAGCCACAGACTTCTTGGTTCGGCCtgatgagaagaagcaaTCAATGACTCATTCCGTACTGATGTTGCGAGGTAATCGATcttggaagatgatgag comes from the Kwoniella dejecticola CBS 10117 chromosome 11, complete sequence genome and includes:
- a CDS encoding ATP-dependent protease La codes for the protein MTTPLLPSSLPLIPLRPPQVLFPHLRASIPLSSTQLALVLDAVQSNLGGKGGNGERGIVGVVPVADHDRRVGRWGCAARIKSIQKSSDEDDSYILLAEGLTRIRLPRSLPPVLSILPSIPLPTSPYSLAIPATIPSTTDLLPLALRLLPEQLHSRVTALPASLLADILVTILGVEWDLKVELLGIPDIEARCTRVKEILLDLLNNRGIKSSEGSIDQKQENPLKSNALILRPKQPLTLSSSSRTPKSTADPSKFGDTVPEDLKPLFELYQSRSSELSKNAIETVDRELKRLCKIPPQSAEYGVARTYIEWILALPFKRVSENYEINLKQARKRLDEDHEGLEKVKKRVVEYLAVYRLKRQLFLESQEKKKLLNSPTAAEDGKPKSAEKLDEEVENNLLQLIPASERQNAQPTEGHTNNKNDDEPPTDVYRDKGPILLLVGPPGVGKTSIAKSLADSLGRKFHRISLGGVRDEAEIRGHRRTYVGALPGLLVQAMRKVRVSNPLILLDELDKVGHGGFHGDPSAALLEALDPAQNWNFHDHYLGDVPIDLSQVLFIATANQLDSISWPLLDRCEVIECSGYITPEKVAIAKKFLLPKQIKECGLDSSQIQVDEGVLEKLVVDYTREAGVRNLERQIGKLCRSKAVEYSISREPNESTISREAYEPTIASSDIERILGVSHHSRERPESDVRPGVVNGLSYSGSGNGNLLIIETLLVPGGSGRLVTTGRLGEVFRESIELCLTWVKSRSLSLGITNTPSENPLKGYNVHYHIPEGAIRKDGPSAGIATVLAFVSLLTGRPVSSEIAMTGEMSLRGSCLRIGGVKEKVIGAHRAGVKKIILPRTNRPDVMADVPELVKKDIEFVFVDKIEQAIEEVWGKEIWAGGEGASAKVDARL